In one Chitinophaga sancti genomic region, the following are encoded:
- a CDS encoding DUF1361 domain-containing protein, with protein MLKKISPLEKMLAVAIAFTMTLLLIRVLRYHDHLYLFYIWNTFLGVLPLYFSRKLARLSGINLRSILVLACWLVFFPNAPYMITDLFHFGEKTPVPLWYDLLIVSSAAWNGLLLGIISLMQVEQFLVRHLKGPWVKAIVVLSFVLCGYGVYIGRFLRFNSWDAVTNPEALLFTIAGHVLKPYNHLGAWAFSIGFGGMFGIVYYTLQQLHHHKKSVPPNEERFFIS; from the coding sequence ATGTTAAAAAAAATATCTCCGCTCGAAAAAATGCTGGCTGTGGCCATTGCTTTCACGATGACATTGCTGCTCATTCGTGTACTCCGTTATCATGATCATCTTTATTTATTCTATATCTGGAACACGTTCTTAGGGGTACTGCCTTTATATTTTAGCCGCAAACTGGCTCGCTTATCGGGCATCAACCTGCGTTCTATACTTGTCCTGGCTTGCTGGCTGGTATTTTTCCCCAATGCGCCTTATATGATCACGGACCTTTTTCATTTCGGTGAAAAGACGCCCGTACCCTTGTGGTATGACCTCCTTATTGTATCATCAGCAGCGTGGAATGGGCTTTTATTGGGTATTATTTCATTAATGCAGGTAGAGCAATTCCTGGTGCGGCACCTGAAGGGGCCCTGGGTGAAAGCGATAGTGGTATTGAGTTTCGTGTTGTGTGGATATGGGGTGTATATTGGGCGTTTCCTGCGGTTTAATAGCTGGGATGCAGTGACAAATCCGGAGGCATTGTTGTTTACGATTGCGGGGCATGTGTTGAAACCATACAATCATTTGGGTGCATGGGCGTTTAGTATAGGTTTTGGGGGAATGTTTGGGATTGTTTATTATACTTTGCAGCAATTGCATCATCATAAAAAAAGCGTTCCTCCG
- a CDS encoding ABC transporter ATP-binding protein → MSFLTVTGIRTQVNGEWVLKGIDFSQQKHQQIAIVGASGSGKSTLLKVIGGLMQTDEGEVRFEGQRVKGPHERLLPGEPGIAYLSQHYELRLNYRVEQVLEYANKMTDDEADELYRICRIDHLMKRKTDQLSGGEKQRVAMARLLIGNPSLFLLDEPFSNLDYSHKQILKTVLSEIGEKLDLTCLLVSHDPQDTLSWADEILVVKDGWIVQKGTPVDVYNHPVDEYTAALFGPYNLVDAKVLELESEKKVFVRPENLYFGYKAGIKGLVEEVNYMGSAYEIRVKLPGGAVLVRAVDITPLPKKGNTVYIAIKPDSIWHL, encoded by the coding sequence ATGAGCTTTTTAACAGTAACAGGGATTCGTACACAGGTGAATGGCGAATGGGTATTGAAGGGTATTGATTTTTCGCAGCAAAAGCACCAGCAGATTGCAATTGTGGGTGCCTCAGGTTCCGGGAAAAGTACCTTACTGAAGGTGATAGGTGGGCTGATGCAAACTGACGAAGGGGAAGTACGATTTGAAGGACAGCGGGTAAAAGGCCCACACGAAAGACTACTCCCGGGTGAACCTGGTATTGCCTACCTGAGCCAGCACTATGAACTGAGATTGAACTATAGGGTAGAGCAGGTGCTGGAATACGCGAATAAAATGACGGATGATGAAGCGGATGAGCTCTATCGCATCTGCAGGATCGATCACCTGATGAAAAGAAAAACTGATCAGCTCTCGGGTGGGGAAAAGCAACGTGTGGCCATGGCCCGTTTGTTAATCGGCAACCCCAGCCTGTTCCTGCTCGATGAACCTTTCTCCAACCTGGACTATTCACATAAACAGATATTAAAAACAGTGCTCAGTGAAATCGGTGAAAAACTCGATCTCACCTGCCTGCTGGTATCACATGATCCGCAGGATACATTGTCCTGGGCAGATGAAATATTGGTGGTGAAAGATGGATGGATTGTGCAGAAAGGCACGCCCGTGGATGTTTATAATCATCCAGTGGATGAATATACAGCGGCGCTTTTTGGGCCTTATAACCTGGTGGATGCGAAAGTGCTGGAGCTGGAAAGTGAAAAAAAAGTATTCGTCCGCCCGGAGAATTTATACTTTGGATATAAAGCTGGTATTAAAGGCCTTGTAGAAGAAGTAAACTATATGGGCAGTGCATATGAGATTCGTGTAAAGCTGCCCGGGGGCGCGGTGCTGGTAAGGGCTGTTGATATAACTCCCTTACCGAAAAAAGGGAACACTGTATATATAGCTATTAAACCCGATAGTATATGGCATCTATAG
- a CDS encoding class I SAM-dependent methyltransferase gives MASIDKFNSKERFSDRVDNYKKYRPGYPDSLIEFLAARVGLSGDSAVADIGSGTGILTELLLKEGWTVYAIEPNAKMREAAETQLGAYANFSSINGSGETTGLPDQSVQLITVAQAFHWIDPVLARKEFDRILLPGGHIALLWNLRTLESPFDKGYEQIKATYGTDYHEIRKAHEPELTEFFAPAVMEVHYFRHSQQLDFEGLKGQVLSSSYMPQPGQKNYEEMMQALTTLFEENQENGEVTITYDAKLYINK, from the coding sequence ATGGCATCTATAGACAAGTTTAACTCCAAAGAGAGATTTTCCGACAGGGTAGACAACTATAAGAAATATCGTCCTGGTTATCCTGATTCTTTAATTGAATTCCTAGCCGCAAGGGTTGGACTGAGTGGTGATTCAGCTGTGGCAGATATTGGCTCCGGTACAGGAATTCTCACTGAGTTGTTATTAAAAGAAGGCTGGACGGTATATGCTATTGAACCTAATGCAAAGATGCGTGAGGCGGCAGAAACGCAGCTGGGAGCTTATGCTAATTTTTCTTCTATCAATGGTTCAGGTGAGACCACTGGTTTACCTGATCAGTCAGTGCAGCTGATTACCGTTGCACAGGCTTTTCACTGGATTGATCCTGTGCTGGCGCGTAAAGAGTTTGACAGGATCTTATTACCAGGGGGGCATATTGCTTTGCTGTGGAATTTGCGTACGCTGGAGTCTCCTTTTGATAAAGGGTATGAGCAGATAAAGGCAACTTATGGTACGGATTATCATGAGATCCGAAAGGCGCATGAACCGGAATTGACAGAATTTTTTGCACCGGCAGTGATGGAAGTGCATTATTTCAGGCATAGCCAGCAGCTTGATTTTGAAGGATTGAAAGGGCAGGTGTTGAGTTCTTCTTATATGCCGCAGCCGGGGCAGAAAAATTATGAGGAAATGATGCAGGCGCTGACGACATTGTTTGAAGAGAATCAGGAAAATGGGGAGGTGACGATTACTTATGATGCGAAATTGTACATCAATAAATAG
- a CDS encoding nitric-oxide reductase large subunit has protein sequence MTVRKLWIGLAMVLVSSFAVLIWFGKDIYHQLPPIPDKVTDESGNVLFTGQDIRDGQNVWQSIGGQTVGSIWGHGSYIAPDWTADYLHRESTIMLHALATADQKDYAQQPDDIQAMYQQRLKSSIRKNTFDAATNAIVFTPARVAAFNELSTYYGNLFMREGDPAFAKLREQYAIPGNTIKDPERMRKMNAFFAWSTWVCITERPGGTVSYTNNWPGDETVGNVPSSSLHLWSGFSVLLLLACTGLLILYHARNAEETTTILPNEDPLRHTVITPSMKATLKYFWIVSALIIVQMLAGVITAHYGVEGNAFYGLPLDKFLPASVSRSWHVQLAIFWIATSWLATGLYIAPAVSGYEPKFQRLGVNILFGALLVVVVGSLIGQWLGVMQKLGLVDNFLWGHQGYEYIELGRIWQILLLAGLVIWLVLMLRALLPALRKKDESRHLLTLFVIASIAIAVFYAAGLMYGRQTHMAVAEYWRWWVVHLWVEGFFEVFATVVGAFLFCRLGLLEIKHATTAVLFSTIIFLFGGIIGTFHHLYFSATPVSVLALGATFSALEIVPLVVIGYEAYHNYTLSKSTPWIKAYKWPIYCLVAMCFWNFLGAGIFGFAINPPIALYYIQGLNTTAVHGHAALFGVYGILGIGLMLFVLRGLYPERQWNDKLLGWSFWLTNIGLLVMVTISMLPMGILQAIASIQHGYWYARSAEFMHTDTMQILRWLRVPGDILLAAGESLLVIFVIGLKTGWSLKEER, from the coding sequence ATGACCGTACGAAAACTATGGATAGGCCTTGCTATGGTCTTAGTATCCAGCTTTGCCGTATTAATCTGGTTCGGCAAAGACATTTATCACCAACTTCCTCCTATCCCGGATAAAGTAACGGATGAATCAGGCAATGTACTCTTCACCGGACAGGACATCCGCGACGGACAAAACGTGTGGCAATCCATCGGCGGCCAAACCGTAGGCAGCATCTGGGGCCATGGTAGTTATATTGCCCCCGACTGGACGGCAGACTACCTGCACCGCGAATCAACCATCATGCTGCATGCTCTCGCAACTGCAGATCAGAAAGACTATGCACAACAGCCTGATGATATCCAGGCTATGTACCAACAACGGCTTAAAAGCAGCATCCGTAAAAATACTTTCGATGCGGCGACCAACGCCATCGTATTTACACCTGCCAGGGTAGCTGCGTTCAATGAGCTCTCTACCTATTATGGCAACCTGTTTATGCGCGAAGGCGATCCTGCATTCGCAAAACTGCGTGAACAATATGCCATTCCGGGTAATACTATTAAAGACCCTGAACGCATGCGCAAAATGAATGCATTTTTCGCATGGTCTACCTGGGTATGTATAACAGAACGTCCTGGTGGAACAGTGAGCTATACCAATAACTGGCCCGGCGATGAAACCGTGGGTAATGTACCTTCTTCCTCCCTGCACCTCTGGTCAGGATTTAGTGTATTACTCTTACTGGCATGCACGGGTCTGCTGATATTATACCATGCACGCAACGCAGAAGAAACAACCACTATCCTACCGAATGAAGATCCCCTGCGCCATACCGTGATTACACCCTCCATGAAGGCAACCTTAAAGTACTTCTGGATTGTAAGTGCCCTCATCATTGTACAGATGCTGGCAGGTGTAATCACGGCTCACTATGGCGTGGAAGGAAATGCATTCTACGGATTACCCCTGGATAAATTCCTGCCTGCGTCTGTATCCCGCAGCTGGCACGTACAGTTAGCTATCTTCTGGATCGCTACATCCTGGCTGGCTACAGGGCTATACATTGCACCGGCTGTATCAGGCTATGAGCCTAAGTTCCAGCGCCTGGGTGTAAATATCTTATTTGGTGCATTGCTGGTAGTAGTGGTAGGTTCTCTTATCGGGCAATGGCTGGGTGTTATGCAAAAATTAGGATTGGTAGACAATTTCCTCTGGGGTCATCAGGGTTATGAATATATAGAACTGGGAAGAATATGGCAAATACTCTTGCTCGCCGGATTGGTGATATGGTTGGTATTGATGCTGAGAGCATTGTTGCCTGCATTGCGGAAGAAAGATGAAAGCCGCCACCTGCTCACCCTCTTCGTGATTGCATCCATAGCAATTGCTGTGTTCTATGCTGCAGGATTGATGTATGGCAGACAGACACACATGGCTGTTGCTGAGTACTGGCGCTGGTGGGTAGTGCATCTGTGGGTTGAAGGATTCTTTGAAGTATTCGCTACAGTGGTGGGGGCTTTCCTTTTCTGCCGCCTGGGATTGTTAGAGATCAAACATGCAACTACAGCAGTACTCTTCTCTACCATCATCTTCCTCTTTGGCGGTATCATTGGTACATTCCATCACCTGTACTTCAGTGCTACACCGGTGTCTGTACTGGCGCTGGGTGCTACATTCAGTGCGCTGGAAATCGTACCGCTGGTGGTGATTGGTTACGAAGCGTATCATAACTATACACTGAGTAAATCCACACCGTGGATCAAAGCTTATAAATGGCCGATCTACTGCCTGGTAGCCATGTGCTTCTGGAACTTCTTAGGTGCTGGTATCTTTGGGTTTGCTATCAATCCGCCGATTGCACTGTATTATATCCAGGGCCTGAATACAACGGCAGTACATGGTCATGCGGCGCTGTTTGGTGTGTATGGTATACTGGGTATTGGGCTGATGCTGTTTGTGCTGAGAGGTTTGTATCCTGAAAGACAGTGGAATGATAAATTGCTGGGATGGTCTTTCTGGCTGACTAATATAGGCCTGCTCGTGATGGTAACTATAAGTATGTTGCCAATGGGCATACTACAGGCAATCGCTTCTATACAGCATGGATACTGGTATGCGAGATCTGCGGAGTTTATGCATACAGATACGATGCAGATACTGCGCTGGTTAAGAGTACCAGGCGATATATTGCTGGCAGCGGGTGAATCCCTGCTGGTGATTTTTGTAATTGGATTAAAGACCGGCTGGTCTTTAAAAGAAGAGCGTTAA
- a CDS encoding group III truncated hemoglobin, translating to MLTDIATEADIKLMVHTFYARVREDDTIGPIFNSRIKDWDTHLQKLCNFWSTLLLYTKTYEGDPMSVHRGMAIDTVHFNTWLTIFNKTIDDLFDGETAQAAKNRAQKISTVMQHVVTRPA from the coding sequence ATGCTAACCGATATCGCTACAGAAGCAGACATAAAACTCATGGTGCATACCTTTTATGCCAGGGTAAGAGAAGATGATACCATAGGTCCCATCTTCAACTCCCGCATCAAAGACTGGGATACCCACCTGCAGAAACTATGTAACTTCTGGAGTACACTATTGCTCTATACAAAAACGTATGAGGGTGATCCGATGAGTGTACACCGTGGTATGGCTATCGATACAGTGCATTTCAACACCTGGCTCACCATCTTTAATAAAACCATAGATGACCTGTTTGACGGTGAAACCGCCCAGGCAGCCAAAAACAGGGCACAGAAAATATCGACCGTCATGCAACATGTAGTGACGCGACCGGCATAA
- a CDS encoding RrF2 family transcriptional regulator, with protein sequence MFSKTCEYGIRAMIYIAQQSKNNVKVGVRDIAAGINSPEYFIAKILQELTRKGLLLSFKGPTGGFYLDDKALQCSIADIVRAIDGDKIFSGCGLGLDYCSEIKPCPIHHEFKKIRGDISDMLNNTKLDEFHEKIAKDIGFLKR encoded by the coding sequence ATGTTCTCAAAAACCTGCGAATACGGCATCAGGGCAATGATCTACATTGCACAGCAGTCCAAAAACAACGTCAAAGTAGGCGTTAGGGACATTGCTGCGGGTATCAACTCCCCTGAATACTTCATTGCCAAAATCCTGCAGGAACTCACCAGAAAGGGCTTACTCCTCTCCTTCAAAGGCCCCACCGGTGGCTTCTACCTGGATGACAAAGCCCTTCAATGCTCTATTGCTGATATTGTAAGGGCCATCGACGGTGACAAGATCTTTTCCGGTTGCGGACTCGGCCTGGATTACTGCTCAGAAATCAAGCCCTGCCCTATCCACCACGAGTTCAAGAAAATCAGGGGAGACATCTCTGATATGCTGAACAATACCAAACTGGATGAGTTTCACGAAAAAATTGCCAAAGACATTGGGTTCCTGAAACGCTGA
- a CDS encoding DUF5703 domain-containing protein gives MWTSQSLHAGESMPCGGGDIGLNVWVEKGDLLFYLSRSGTFDENNAMLKMGRVRVHVDGQPFDKGDFRQELHLQDGSVIVSGGGVKMVLWVDVFHPVVHVNMTSKTALRMSATYESWRYEDHVITDAVECRANSYKVLQAFPITTYKDSISFVGNRVQFYHRNRDDQEDIFDYTVRMEGMSSVKDQLYNPIRHNTFGGSMQGNGMIAGGHTHGQYADTKYRGWELRTARPVKSQEITVGLHVAQTPTIAAWEKELRALTKEPVYTPEPVSITISNAPALEQRSSIKWWQQFWQRSYVHCDSLGANYELFRYLLACNAFGKWPTKFNGGLFTFDPCYVDSTKHFSPDFRAWGGGTMTAQNQRLVYFPMLKNGDGEMLKAQFDFYLRMLHNASLRSRVYWNHGGACFTEQIENFGLPNVTEYHPKRPAGTDPGVEYNKWLEYEWETVFEFCLMMLDQQQYEGLGIRPYLPFIDSCLSFYDAHYHNFDAQGHYIFYPTSAAETYKLTYNSTTVIAAMQTILKRLQVVAAHPKWDTMLAHLPPVPLGEYEGHTIILPAEKWDRIQNRETPQLYPVFPWGIYGIGKPGLDIAINTYRYDPQAKAQWDYAGWKQYSIFAARLGLTADAASLSALKLKAGLHRFPAFWGPGFDWTPDHNWGGSAMIGVQEMLLQTDDRKIYLLPAWPKEWDVSFKLHAPYQTTVEAVVKGGKVLSLKVRPAARAKDVIYPNWGGI, from the coding sequence GTGTGGACAAGCCAAAGCCTGCATGCAGGGGAATCGATGCCCTGCGGTGGGGGAGATATCGGTTTGAATGTATGGGTAGAAAAAGGAGATCTCCTTTTTTATTTATCCCGTAGCGGCACCTTTGATGAGAATAATGCCATGCTGAAAATGGGCAGGGTAAGGGTGCATGTAGACGGACAACCTTTTGATAAAGGGGATTTTCGCCAGGAATTGCATTTGCAGGATGGGAGTGTGATTGTAAGTGGTGGCGGCGTGAAGATGGTATTGTGGGTGGATGTATTTCACCCGGTGGTGCATGTGAATATGACGAGTAAAACTGCCCTGCGGATGAGTGCAACGTATGAATCGTGGAGATATGAAGATCATGTGATCACTGATGCGGTGGAGTGCAGGGCAAATTCATATAAAGTGTTGCAGGCATTTCCAATTACAACTTACAAAGACAGTATTTCTTTTGTGGGGAACAGGGTACAGTTTTATCATCGTAACAGGGATGACCAGGAAGATATTTTTGATTATACCGTGCGCATGGAAGGCATGTCTTCCGTGAAGGATCAGTTATATAATCCCATACGGCATAATACTTTTGGCGGCAGCATGCAGGGAAATGGGATGATAGCAGGCGGTCATACCCATGGGCAGTATGCGGATACGAAATATCGTGGCTGGGAATTAAGAACTGCCAGGCCGGTGAAATCACAGGAAATAACTGTTGGATTGCATGTAGCACAGACACCTACAATAGCAGCGTGGGAAAAAGAGTTGCGGGCATTGACAAAGGAACCTGTGTATACACCGGAGCCGGTATCAATAACAATATCAAATGCCCCTGCTCTGGAGCAGCGAAGTAGTATCAAATGGTGGCAACAATTCTGGCAGCGTAGTTATGTTCATTGTGATTCGCTCGGTGCAAATTATGAGTTATTCCGGTACCTGTTAGCCTGCAATGCATTTGGGAAATGGCCGACTAAATTCAATGGTGGCCTGTTCACTTTTGATCCCTGTTATGTAGATAGTACGAAACATTTTTCCCCTGATTTCAGGGCATGGGGTGGGGGCACGATGACTGCACAAAACCAGCGGCTTGTGTATTTCCCTATGTTGAAAAACGGAGATGGGGAAATGCTGAAAGCACAATTTGATTTTTATCTGCGCATGCTGCACAATGCATCTTTGCGTAGCAGGGTATACTGGAACCATGGCGGGGCCTGCTTTACGGAGCAGATAGAAAATTTCGGTCTGCCGAATGTAACCGAGTATCATCCTAAACGGCCTGCGGGTACTGATCCCGGGGTAGAGTACAATAAGTGGCTGGAGTACGAATGGGAAACTGTATTTGAATTTTGCCTGATGATGCTGGACCAGCAGCAATATGAGGGGCTGGGGATCCGGCCATATCTTCCTTTTATAGATAGTTGTCTATCATTTTACGATGCACATTATCACAACTTTGATGCACAGGGGCATTATATTTTTTATCCTACTTCTGCAGCGGAAACCTATAAGCTGACTTATAATTCTACGACGGTGATTGCAGCGATGCAAACCATTTTGAAAAGATTGCAGGTTGTTGCTGCCCATCCAAAATGGGATACAATGCTGGCGCATTTACCACCTGTTCCTTTAGGAGAATATGAAGGGCATACGATTATCCTGCCTGCAGAGAAATGGGATCGTATTCAAAACAGGGAAACGCCACAACTCTATCCTGTTTTTCCCTGGGGCATTTATGGCATTGGCAAACCCGGGCTGGATATTGCTATCAATACTTACAGGTACGATCCACAAGCCAAAGCACAATGGGATTACGCCGGCTGGAAGCAGTATTCCATTTTCGCTGCCAGGCTGGGATTGACAGCAGATGCTGCCAGCTTAAGTGCACTGAAACTCAAAGCCGGGCTGCATCGTTTTCCTGCCTTCTGGGGGCCGGGTTTTGACTGGACACCGGATCATAACTGGGGAGGATCGGCCATGATTGGGGTACAGGAAATGCTGCTACAAACTGATGACAGGAAGATCTATTTATTACCCGCATGGCCAAAGGAATGGGATGTCTCTTTCAAATTGCATGCACCCTATCAGACAACGGTGGAGGCTGTCGTGAAAGGCGGAAAGGTACTTTCCCTAAAGGTGAGACCAGCAGCAAGGGCAAAAGATGTGATCTATCCAAACTGGGGTGGCATATGA
- a CDS encoding alpha-amylase has translation MDSTNMQNGTMIQYFHWYTPADGSLWKEVKNNAKALAAMGINAVWLPPAYKGADGANSHGYDVYDKYDLGEFDQKGSVRTRFGTKDEYLAAAKAIQEAGMQLYIDVVANHLIGADETEKVMVRKVDPENRNEFISEPYEIEAYTKFTFPGRKGTYSQFIWDHRCFTGIDYAADTQETGIFTIQNEYGEGWEDVVDNEKGNFDYLMGADVEFRNPEVREEFRRWGEWYYNTVKFDGFRLDAVKHITPHFFREWLEQMRAHTGQEMFAVGEYWAPGQLELLLKYIDATAGKMSLFDSSLHHNLHQASKSGKDYDLSKILDDSLVACKPFLAVTVAGNHDTQPLQALEAPLDDWFKPLAYALILLREHGYPCVFYADLYGAEYTDKDREGNDCHILIAPVLGLDKLISARDKYAYGMQRDYFDHPNCIGWTREGDDEHAGSGCAVVMSNGEEGNKHMEIGKRHAGKKFRDITGSREEEITVNEEGWAEFTCGAGSVAVWAEAQ, from the coding sequence ATGGATAGCACTAATATGCAAAACGGTACGATGATCCAGTATTTCCACTGGTATACTCCCGCAGATGGTAGTTTATGGAAAGAAGTGAAGAACAATGCAAAGGCCCTTGCAGCTATGGGCATCAATGCGGTATGGTTACCCCCGGCTTATAAGGGCGCAGATGGCGCGAACAGCCATGGTTACGATGTGTATGATAAGTACGACCTGGGCGAATTTGACCAGAAAGGATCGGTACGCACCCGCTTTGGTACCAAAGATGAATACCTTGCTGCTGCCAAAGCGATCCAGGAAGCAGGTATGCAGCTATACATCGATGTAGTGGCTAATCACCTGATAGGTGCGGATGAAACGGAGAAAGTAATGGTACGGAAAGTAGACCCTGAGAACCGGAATGAGTTCATATCTGAACCATACGAAATAGAAGCTTACACTAAATTCACCTTTCCCGGCAGGAAAGGTACATATTCACAGTTTATATGGGATCACCGTTGTTTTACGGGTATTGACTATGCTGCAGACACGCAGGAGACGGGGATCTTTACCATCCAGAATGAATATGGCGAAGGCTGGGAAGATGTGGTGGATAATGAAAAAGGCAATTTCGATTACCTGATGGGAGCAGATGTGGAATTCAGGAATCCCGAAGTGAGGGAAGAGTTTAGAAGATGGGGAGAATGGTATTATAATACGGTGAAATTTGATGGTTTCAGGCTGGATGCGGTGAAGCATATTACCCCTCATTTTTTCAGGGAATGGCTGGAGCAGATGCGGGCGCATACAGGCCAGGAAATGTTTGCTGTAGGGGAGTACTGGGCTCCCGGGCAATTGGAACTCTTACTGAAATATATAGATGCGACAGCCGGTAAGATGTCATTGTTTGATTCTTCCCTGCATCACAACCTGCACCAGGCATCAAAGAGTGGAAAGGATTATGACCTGAGTAAGATACTGGATGATTCACTGGTAGCCTGCAAGCCTTTCCTGGCAGTAACGGTAGCAGGTAATCATGATACACAGCCATTGCAGGCACTGGAGGCACCGCTGGACGACTGGTTTAAGCCACTGGCTTATGCATTGATCCTGCTGAGAGAGCATGGGTATCCCTGTGTGTTCTATGCGGATTTATATGGCGCAGAATACACTGATAAGGACCGGGAGGGTAATGACTGTCATATCCTGATTGCGCCCGTTTTAGGGCTGGATAAATTGATTTCTGCGAGGGATAAATATGCATATGGTATGCAGCGTGATTATTTCGACCATCCGAATTGTATAGGGTGGACAAGAGAAGGAGATGATGAACACGCAGGTTCGGGATGTGCGGTGGTGATGAGTAACGGAGAGGAAGGCAATAAGCACATGGAGATAGGAAAGCGGCATGCTGGTAAGAAATTTCGGGATATTACGGGTAGCAGGGAAGAGGAAATTACTGTGAATGAAGAAGGATGGGCGGAGTTTACTTGTGGGGCAGGGTCGGTAGCAGTGTGGGCGGAGGCGCAGTAA
- a CDS encoding S10 family peptidase, producing MTKILCLSLVLSCSILSQLKAQNKEFKNDAPVSPSRILKIDSAVVTHHEVTIKGQRVPYAATAGSMPIWDEEGRPVAGVFYTYYEREDIRDKSDRPLVISFNGGPGTPSVWMEIGYTGPRLLNIDDEGYPVQPFGMRDNPNSILDVADIVYVDPVNTGYSRPVSKEVPGSRFYGVNADIKYLAEWINTFVTRKGRWASPKFLIGESYGTTRVSGLALELQDEQWMYLNGVILVSPTELGIERSGPLDQALSLPYYAATAWYHKKLPADLQSKDLNDVLPEVENFTINELVPAISRGGSLEDAQRKALAQRMSRYSGLSAQVFMENNLVVPFNLFWKELLREQGFTIGRLDSRYKGLDKQNAGNKPDYNAELTAWLQAFTPAINIYLRDELAYKTDLKYNMFGQVWPWDNQNNKTGENLRQAIAQNPFLHLLVQSGYYDGACDYFNAKYSIWQLDPGGKLKNRIKWEGYRSGHMMYLRKDDLATATENLRKFIKEATPAKGTPAKYE from the coding sequence ATGACCAAAATCCTTTGTCTCTCTTTGGTGCTGTCATGCAGCATACTCAGCCAATTAAAAGCACAGAATAAAGAATTTAAAAACGATGCACCGGTGTCTCCCAGCCGGATCCTGAAAATTGATTCTGCCGTTGTTACTCATCATGAAGTTACTATCAAAGGGCAGCGCGTACCTTATGCAGCGACTGCGGGTAGTATGCCTATATGGGATGAAGAGGGGCGCCCGGTAGCTGGTGTGTTTTATACTTATTACGAAAGAGAAGATATCCGGGATAAGTCAGACCGCCCATTGGTGATCTCTTTTAATGGTGGTCCCGGTACGCCTTCTGTTTGGATGGAAATAGGGTATACGGGACCCCGGTTGCTCAACATCGATGATGAAGGGTACCCGGTGCAGCCTTTTGGAATGCGTGACAATCCGAATTCTATCCTGGATGTTGCAGACATTGTATATGTGGATCCTGTGAATACTGGCTATTCCCGCCCGGTGAGCAAAGAAGTTCCCGGTTCCCGCTTTTACGGTGTGAATGCGGATATTAAATACCTCGCGGAGTGGATCAATACTTTCGTAACCCGCAAGGGCCGCTGGGCTTCTCCTAAATTCCTGATCGGGGAGAGCTATGGTACTACCCGTGTATCGGGTTTAGCTCTGGAACTGCAGGATGAACAATGGATGTACCTGAATGGGGTGATCCTGGTGTCTCCAACCGAGTTGGGTATTGAACGTAGTGGACCATTGGACCAGGCGCTAAGCCTGCCTTACTATGCAGCGACTGCATGGTATCATAAAAAACTCCCTGCCGATCTGCAATCCAAAGACCTGAATGATGTATTGCCTGAAGTAGAAAACTTTACAATCAACGAACTGGTACCCGCTATTTCAAGGGGTGGTTCCCTGGAGGATGCACAGCGCAAGGCACTGGCGCAACGCATGAGCCGCTACAGTGGCTTGTCTGCACAGGTGTTTATGGAAAATAACCTGGTGGTTCCTTTTAATTTATTCTGGAAAGAGCTGCTGCGTGAGCAGGGCTTTACCATTGGTCGCCTGGATTCAAGGTATAAGGGATTGGATAAACAGAATGCAGGGAATAAGCCTGATTACAATGCGGAACTGACTGCATGGTTACAGGCGTTTACACCGGCTATCAACATTTACCTGCGCGATGAGCTGGCGTATAAAACAGACCTGAAGTATAACATGTTCGGACAGGTATGGCCATGGGATAACCAGAATAATAAGACGGGGGAAAACCTGCGCCAGGCCATAGCACAGAATCCTTTCCTGCATCTGCTGGTACAATCCGGTTATTATGACGGGGCTTGTGACTACTTTAATGCAAAGTATAGCATCTGGCAACTGGATCCTGGTGGTAAGCTGAAGAACCGTATTAAATGGGAGGGTTACAGAAGCGGCCATATGATGTACCTGCGCAAGGATGATCTGGCTACAGCTACTGAGAATCTCAGGAAGTTTATTAAAGAGGCGACACCAGCAAAGGGTACGCCGGCAAAATATGAGTAA